A genomic window from Anticarsia gemmatalis isolate Benzon Research Colony breed Stoneville strain chromosome 6, ilAntGemm2 primary, whole genome shotgun sequence includes:
- the Usp1 gene encoding ubiquitin specific protease 1, with product MLKMPVNSVTETKKGVDKSRFSLSLNRNNATYLSNENKKPTENSKETSDPYKQSTSSNKENKPLKRPLKSVYSNTLSVAKRLKPLSETSKPAECLFERDLVILEPSPATPAMLNGHHTSDTQYAGTTQRKTPIATLSNLGNTCFLNSVLYTLRYAPRFLHNLHHLVSDLASVEQKLGSIRLKSSSLGRSAAGLASSGTRSWSSKDLLSLGQSDNSAGKSKIQIATEKLHETYLNLRAAESKCLNSSSADASPEPFAADAFLAALRDVNSTFEGNRQQDAHELLVCILDNIRETCRALSARANRLQLHENGDSNGIGRQASLETDGGKPTLGLRKSWKKRKEVKATDKRASPTDERPPTPPPADRDERTRPGWDFVADDFEGTMVVRTMCLECEAVTEKAQAVCELCVPVGDDEQEEEPFRAACLSTEYLRDQNKYWCERCLRYNEARRSVAYSRLPRLLVLQLKRFSGGMEKITRHAPTPLLMPCFCEPCAKRPPEQPPTHRYILWGVIMHLGQTLTGGHYVAYARDSGADSPCGRSTAAAAGGEAGAAPAPAAGGASSFMRTLFSRPRAAAAAGCGARDCCVPRPRSAAAPAWLACDDDLVKPISTEEFEDLLSAEPKMRSAATPYLLFYVKSEVG from the exons ATGCTGAAGATGCCAGTTAACTCTGTAACTGAAACGAAAAAAGGAGTCGACAAATCTAGATTTTCCCTGTCACTAAATAGAAATAATGCAACATATTTGAGCAACGAAAATAAGAAACCGACAGAGAACTCGAAGGAGACGAGTGACCCTTACAAGCAGTCTACAAGTAGCAATAAAGAGAACAAGCCCTTGAAGAGGCCGCTGAAGAGTGTGTACTCGAATACATTATCAGTGGCAAAGAGATTGAAACCCCTGAGTGAGACATCAAAGCCTGCAG AGTGTTTGTTTGAACGGGACCTGGTGATATTGGAGCCGAGCCCGGCCACCCCTGCCATGTTGAATGGCCACCACACGTCAGACACTCAGTATGCGGGGACCACACAGCGCAAGACCCCCATCGCTACACTCTCCAACTTGGGGAACACTTGCTTCCTCAACAGTGTGCTCTATACTTTACG ATATGCACCGAGGTTCCTCCACAACCTTCACCACCTAGTGTCTGACCTGGCCAGTGTGGAACAGAAGCTGGGCAGCATCAGGCTAAAGAGTTCATCTCTAGGCCGAAGTGCAGCTGGTCTGGCCTCATCAGGAACCAGGTCATGGAGCAGTAAAGACCTGCTGTCTTTGGGACAGTCGGATAATAGTGCTGGGAAGAGTAAAATACAG ATAGCAACAGAGAAACTGCATGAAACCTACTTAAATCTTCGTGCGGCGGAGAGCAAATGCCTGAATAGCAGTTCTGCAGATGCTAGCCCTGAGCCCTTTGCAGCTGACGCCTTCCTTGCAGCCCTCAGAGATGTCAACTCTACTTTTGAAG GTAACAGGCAACAAGACGCGCATGAGCTGTTAGTGTGCATATTGGACAATATCAGAGAAACGTGTCGAGCTCTCAGTGCAAGAGCTAACAGGCTGCAACTACATGAGAATGGCGATAG CAATGGCATAGGTCGTCAAGCTAGCCTAGAAACAGATGGCGGCAAGCCCACACTAGGGCTGCGCAAGTCGTGGAAGAAGCGCAAGGAAGTGAAGGCGACGGACAAGCGCGCCTCGCCCACGGATGAACGACCGCCCACACCGCCGCCCGCCGACCGAGATGAGCGGACACGACCGGGGTGGGACTTTGTCGCAGATGATTTTGAAG GAACGATGGTGGTCCGCACTATGTGCCTAGAGTGCGAGGCGGTAACGGAAAAAGCTCAAGCGGTTTGCGAGCTGTGCGTGCCCGTCGGTGACGACGAGCAGGAAGAAGAACCATTCCGCGCTGCGTGTCTATCTACTGAATACCTGCGGGATCAGAACAAG TACTGGTGCGAGCGCTGCCTCCGCTACAACGAGGCGCGGCGCAGCGTGGCGTACTCCCGTCTGCCGCGCCTGCTGGTGCTGCAGCTCAAACGCTTCAGCGGCGGCATGGAGAAGATCACCCGCCACGCGCCTACGCCCCTGCTCATGCCCTGCTTCTGCGAGCCCTGCGCCAAGAGGCCGCCCGAACAACCGCCCACGCACAg ATATATCCTGTGGGGCGTGATCATGCACCTGGGCCAGACGCTGACGGGCGGACACTACGTGGCGTACGCGCGGGACAGCGGCGCCGACAGCCCGTGCGGCCGCAgcacggcggcggcggcgggcggcgaggcgggcgcggcgccggcgccggcggcgggcggcgccagCTCGTTCATGCGCACGTTGTTCAGTcggccgcgcgccgccgcggCGGCGGGCTGCGGCGCGCGGGACTGCTGCGTGCCGCGCCCGCGCTCGGCCGCGGCGCCGGCGTGGCTGGCGTGCGACGACGACCTGGTCAAGCCCATCTCCACGGAGGAGTTCGAGGACCTGCTGTCGGCGGAGCCCAAGATGCGCTCGGCGGCGACGCCCTACCTGCTGTTCTACGTGAAGAGCGAGGTGGGCTAG